One window of the Saccopteryx bilineata isolate mSacBil1 chromosome 2, mSacBil1_pri_phased_curated, whole genome shotgun sequence genome contains the following:
- the TXN gene encoding thioredoxin, with the protein MVKQIENKYAFQEALSSAGDKLVVVDFSATWCGPCKMIKPFFHSLSEKYSNVVFLEVDVDDCQDVAAECEVKCMPTFQFFKKGQKVGEFSGANKEKLEATINELV; encoded by the exons ATGGTGAAACAGATCGAGAACAAG tatGCTTTTCAGGAAGCCTTGAGCAGCGCAGGCGATAAACTGGTAGTAGTCGACTTCTCCGCCACGTGGTGTGGGCCGTGCAAAATGATCAAGCCTTTCTTCCAT TCCCTCTCTGAGAAGTATTCCAATGTGGTGTTCCTGGAAGTGGATGTGGATGACTGTCAG GATGTCGCTGCAGAGTGTGAAGTCAAATGCATGCCTACCTTCCAGTTtttcaaaaaaggacaaaag GTGGGTGAATTTTCTGGAGCTAATAAGGAGAAACTTGAAGCCACCATTAATGAATTAGTTTAA